Proteins encoded within one genomic window of Streptomyces kaniharaensis:
- a CDS encoding sterol desaturase family protein, translating into MLSAIARRVGYPLLLLGVLSAVVATLHFHWDPDRVSGLTLIGTIGYLSVLERVIPYRTDWWPSRRELRWYAVYFVLSMVGGALGQGLVTALVGVVAPARPGLPLGVQIPLALLVGTLGDHLVHRWSHHNRWLWRLHGVHHVPEKVNVANNGVNHFLDVFVAQAAVQLVLAMIGFSQESVFAVGIFLVAQGYFVHANIDVSLGLFGHVLAGPEQHRLHHSTDLAEAGHFSSDLSLWDHVFGSYTWRPGRVPAAVGLADPASFPATGELTATLLHPWRRMRTPGPSV; encoded by the coding sequence GTGCTGTCTGCCATCGCACGTCGGGTCGGTTATCCACTTCTGCTCCTCGGAGTGCTGTCCGCGGTGGTGGCGACGCTGCATTTCCACTGGGACCCCGACCGGGTCAGCGGGCTGACGCTGATCGGTACCATCGGCTACCTGTCGGTGCTGGAGCGGGTGATCCCCTACCGGACCGACTGGTGGCCGAGCCGTCGCGAACTCCGCTGGTACGCCGTGTACTTCGTGCTGAGCATGGTGGGCGGCGCGCTGGGCCAGGGGCTGGTGACGGCTCTGGTGGGCGTGGTCGCGCCGGCCCGTCCGGGGCTGCCGCTCGGCGTGCAGATCCCGCTCGCGCTGCTGGTCGGCACGCTCGGCGACCACCTCGTGCACCGCTGGTCGCACCACAACCGGTGGCTGTGGCGGCTGCACGGCGTCCACCACGTTCCGGAGAAGGTGAATGTCGCCAACAATGGCGTCAACCATTTCCTCGACGTTTTCGTGGCGCAGGCCGCCGTGCAACTCGTGCTGGCCATGATCGGATTTTCCCAGGAGTCAGTATTCGCCGTCGGAATATTTCTGGTCGCCCAGGGATATTTCGTACACGCCAACATCGACGTCAGCCTCGGCCTGTTCGGCCACGTCCTGGCCGGCCCGGAGCAGCACCGCCTGCACCACAGCACCGACCTGGCCGAGGCCGGCCACTTCAGTTCGGACCTGTCGCTCTGGGACCACGTGTTCGGCAGCTACACCTGGCGTCCCGGCCGCGTCCCGGCCGCCGTCGGGCTCGCCGACCCGGCGTCCTTCCCCGCCACCGGCGAACTCACCGCCACCCTGCTGCACCCGTGGCGCCGGATGCGGACCCCCGGACCGTCCGTCTGA
- a CDS encoding cytochrome P450 encodes MSVEERTLIPLHRLQPAEFGPPRLTALPNGTPAWLVTRYHDVRHVLTDPRFGRATLYAPDAPPLGASSNLEGDPGFITNIDGADHRQLRALMQQAFTRRAIAAWVPWLTSVVERLVGDVAEHGPPADLVASLTLPLPVEVISRLMGVEDVDRKRLRHWTDHLFADRNCPLDEVRAVLAEFATFAAELLDERRRRPGDDLVSRVVVAADRQGGISEERLIKLVCGLIAGGHETTVATLGNALVYLLGERPDAWSRLTSEDAAQAAADRLLHNIPLGEGQGALRRSVREAVVGGVAIPAGAVVIVDRTSAARDPEVFTTGLSDGLFEPLEATTLAFGAGPHYCLGAWLARIELRQALHRLATLLPGLRLAEPVDAIEWRCVSTTRSPRRLTVTW; translated from the coding sequence ATGTCCGTCGAGGAACGCACGCTGATTCCCCTGCACCGCCTGCAGCCCGCCGAGTTCGGGCCGCCCCGGCTCACCGCACTGCCCAACGGCACACCCGCCTGGCTGGTGACCCGCTACCACGACGTCCGGCACGTCCTCACCGACCCGCGGTTCGGCCGGGCGACGCTGTACGCGCCGGACGCCCCGCCGCTCGGCGCGTCCTCCAACCTGGAAGGCGATCCCGGCTTCATCACCAACATCGACGGCGCCGACCACCGGCAACTACGGGCCCTCATGCAGCAGGCCTTCACCCGCCGGGCCATCGCCGCCTGGGTGCCCTGGCTGACGTCGGTGGTGGAACGGCTCGTCGGGGACGTCGCCGAGCACGGTCCGCCGGCCGACCTGGTCGCCTCCCTCACCCTGCCGCTGCCGGTCGAGGTGATCAGCCGGCTGATGGGAGTGGAGGACGTCGACCGGAAACGCCTGCGCCACTGGACGGACCACCTGTTCGCCGACCGCAACTGCCCGCTCGACGAAGTCCGGGCGGTACTGGCGGAGTTCGCGACCTTCGCGGCCGAACTCCTCGACGAACGCCGCCGACGGCCCGGCGACGACCTGGTCAGCCGCGTGGTGGTGGCCGCCGACCGACAGGGCGGGATCTCCGAGGAACGCCTGATCAAACTGGTCTGCGGCCTGATCGCGGGCGGCCACGAGACGACCGTCGCCACCCTCGGCAACGCCCTGGTCTACCTGCTGGGCGAACGCCCCGACGCCTGGTCACGGCTCACCTCCGAGGACGCGGCACAGGCGGCGGCCGACCGGCTGCTGCACAACATCCCGCTGGGTGAGGGGCAGGGTGCCCTCCGCCGTTCCGTCCGGGAAGCGGTGGTCGGCGGGGTGGCCATCCCGGCCGGCGCGGTGGTCATCGTGGACCGGACGAGCGCCGCCCGCGACCCGGAGGTCTTCACCACCGGCCTGTCCGACGGGCTCTTCGAACCACTGGAGGCGACGACCCTGGCCTTCGGCGCCGGACCGCACTACTGCCTGGGGGCCTGGCTGGCCCGCATCGAACTGCGCCAGGCGCTCCACCGGCTCGCCACCCTGCTGCCTGGCCTGCGGCTGGCCGAGCCGGTCGACGCGATCGAGTGGCGGTGCGTGTCGACCACCCGCAGTCCGCGCAGGCTGACGGTGACCTGGTGA
- a CDS encoding cytochrome P450: protein MTAKAQPVPELAADVVEQWRTEKAELVDLLARAQRDIGGIAAFRLGPTPTVLVTDPEAVQHVLGRHPDRYVKRSHRARMLVGDGVLSATGDAWKRQRRLLQSQFTGTGMRRYEQRIAAAARRTADRWAGYARSGETFDVGEEMRRFALDTVWRALTGHPLDSDAERELASVERVVAAMPTLPADSGDARDAVAEDLARIDAVCHAAIDAARGSEAPGVLRVLLDAGSQHPEYTDRLIRDELVTLLVAGHETTATTLTWLYLLLDRHPDARTRALAHGTEGVQALVQETLRLYPSAWVLPRHAAEDDILAGHRIPAGTDVLVCPYLTHRDPALWPDPDRFDPTRFTSTGTRPAHLAAYVPFGLGARACLGAQFALRETTALLELLLPAHTPTFRSTPTGSAYSITVRPNGPTPAVLR, encoded by the coding sequence GTGACCGCGAAAGCGCAGCCCGTCCCGGAGCTGGCGGCGGACGTCGTCGAGCAGTGGCGCACCGAGAAGGCCGAACTCGTCGACCTGCTCGCGCGGGCGCAGCGGGACATCGGCGGCATCGCCGCGTTCCGGCTCGGCCCGACCCCCACCGTCCTGGTCACCGATCCGGAGGCCGTCCAGCACGTCCTCGGCCGCCACCCCGACCGGTACGTTAAGCGCTCGCACCGCGCACGGATGCTCGTCGGGGACGGCGTGCTCTCCGCGACCGGCGACGCCTGGAAGCGCCAACGGCGGCTGCTGCAGTCGCAGTTCACCGGAACCGGGATGCGCCGCTACGAGCAGCGGATCGCCGCGGCTGCCCGGCGGACGGCCGATCGCTGGGCGGGGTACGCGCGCAGCGGGGAGACGTTCGACGTCGGTGAGGAGATGCGGCGCTTCGCCCTCGACACGGTCTGGCGAGCGCTCACCGGACACCCGCTGGACTCCGATGCGGAGCGCGAACTCGCCTCCGTGGAGCGGGTCGTGGCCGCCATGCCGACCCTCCCCGCCGACTCCGGCGACGCCCGCGACGCGGTCGCCGAGGACCTGGCCCGGATCGACGCGGTCTGTCACGCCGCCATCGACGCGGCCCGCGGCTCCGAGGCCCCCGGTGTCCTCCGCGTCCTCCTCGACGCCGGATCCCAACACCCCGAATACACCGACCGGTTGATCCGCGACGAGCTCGTCACGCTGCTGGTGGCCGGCCACGAGACCACCGCCACCACCTTGACCTGGCTGTACCTGCTCCTCGACCGCCACCCCGACGCCCGCACCCGGGCGCTCGCCCACGGCACCGAGGGCGTCCAGGCGCTCGTCCAGGAGACCCTCCGGCTCTACCCGTCAGCGTGGGTGCTCCCCCGGCATGCCGCCGAGGACGACATCCTCGCCGGCCACCGCATCCCGGCCGGCACCGACGTCCTGGTCTGCCCCTACCTCACCCACCGCGATCCCGCCCTCTGGCCCGACCCCGACCGCTTCGACCCCACCCGCTTCACCTCCACGGGCACCCGCCCCGCCCACCTCGCCGCCTACGTCCCCTTCGGCCTCGGCGCCCGCGCCTGCCTGGGCGCCCAGTTCGCCCTACGGGAGACGACGGCCCTCCTCGAACTCCTCCTCCCCGCCCACACCCCCACCTTCCGCTCCACCCCCACCGGCTCCGCCTACAGCATCACCGTCCGCCCCAACGGCCCGACCCCGGCGGTGCTGCGCTGA
- a CDS encoding CAP domain-containing protein, whose protein sequence is MKLINEERARNGVPALVVKDDLTEFAANWARHMRETGFAHSENASGAGPSLTGSRTLTGECIVMWGDASLTGEQAAEQFQKMWTESPGHHAAQINPRYTQIGVGLYHDSSGWWGVHEFAG, encoded by the coding sequence TTGAAGCTGATCAACGAGGAGCGTGCCCGCAACGGTGTCCCGGCCCTCGTGGTCAAGGACGACCTGACGGAGTTCGCCGCGAACTGGGCCCGCCACATGCGCGAGACCGGGTTCGCCCACTCGGAGAACGCCTCCGGTGCCGGGCCCAGCCTCACCGGCAGCCGGACGCTGACCGGAGAGTGCATCGTGATGTGGGGCGACGCCTCGCTCACCGGGGAACAGGCCGCCGAGCAGTTCCAGAAGATGTGGACCGAATCCCCGGGCCACCACGCCGCTCAGATCAACCCCCGCTACACGCAGATCGGCGTCGGCCTCTACCACGACTCCAGCGGCTGGTGGGGCGTGCACGAGTTCGCCGGCTGA
- a CDS encoding glycoside hydrolase family 38 N-terminal domain-containing protein, translating into MPVTITAVESTDLFTGPEDAPRQLLRVTLDGPAARITVTGPGVRGEAAGTGLVEVPLEITGASVGDQLPVTVRADEAEAQAVVEVAEPGWTMFLVPHFHYDPVWWNTQAAYTSPWELLSADATTRPRWERNGFALVDAHLDLALRDPVYRFVLAEVDYLKPYFDQHPERREALRLLLERGQVELVGGTYNEPSTNLTGAETTIRNIVYGIGYQRDILGGDPRTAWQLDVFGHDPQFPGYLAAAGLTGSAWARGPFHQWGPIQKNFREAKDDARVMQFPSEFEWIAPSGDGVLTHYMPHHYSAGWWMDSSPDLATAEQAVHELYRKLKPVGATRNLLLPVGTDYTPPNRWVTGIHRSWGAKYLWPRFVCATPRDFLDAVRAELAATSRRPSPQTRDMNPVYTGKDVSYIDTKQAQRAAEVAALDAERLATLATVHGLGRYPSAALDKVWRHLAYGAHHDAITGSESDQVYLDLLGGWREAHDLATAVRDAALDALSARISTVGEGSPVVVTNTLSFDRTDLVAVRLPPGGRAVRVLDDAGAEVPSVVDRGTLRFLAADVPALGWRTWRLVEGSPAAAWTAVEGWTIANRRYRVSADPARGGGLTSVHDLLHERELIQAGRIGNELRVHEEYPQHPDFGEGPWHLVPKGPVVGSGSAPAEVRRETGPLGERLVIAGTVDEIRYEQTVTLWHGLDRVDCRTRVIDHSRADRLVRLRFPVDLPGALPVSEVAGAVVGRGFALPDVDSAEAPWTLDNPANTWFGLGATARAVLRDPAGSPLGERALGVAEVVVPGLDDAADVRDLVVALARVGVTATTSGADWSRYGWLEVDSNLPDFRIVVGGPETNDVARELIGRAGEECASVLKAHGAVWVPALTRLAEVWQPGADLRDLRALPALVVTDPAPLVADLADARIEAVCPFGSSCEQLAEHTVALLNFGLPGFAVDATGALHLSLMRSCTGWPSGVWIDPPRRTLPDGASFQLQHWTHEFGYALVGGAGDWRAQTLPARGQEFNHPLHARIVPPQDGPLPATLSWLRVEPQREILLGALKPAGNPIAHGSAAEVGRELAVRLVESTGCGRTAALGGALGLGGLQHADLLERPLGPVRGSLDLAGSQTVTLLATPGVGASVDGPPLGPVAEAAQPVYSRYWLHNRGPAPLGYLPVSVGASPGLLRTTGEPVELFVVLSSQLRDAAVEGTVVILPPDGWRTSLGSRPYRLEAGGHLRFAVTLTPSSDAEPGLYFAAVRLTHDGQEIEDVVTIAVGDQPGLLPVPGDAPEDWTAAQGTTATAGRDTGLDVAVSRETLRVTPGGRTTFRLTLTNRTRGEIHGELQLVSPWGTWEAVAAPVRGFTVAAGSSSTVDVEITAPEDTDPGTYWALAKVMWFGRCQYTPTVALEVQP; encoded by the coding sequence GTGCCGGTCACCATCACCGCCGTCGAGAGCACGGACCTCTTCACCGGCCCCGAGGACGCCCCGCGCCAGCTGCTGCGGGTGACCCTCGACGGGCCGGCCGCCCGGATCACCGTCACCGGCCCGGGCGTGCGCGGCGAGGCGGCCGGCACGGGGCTCGTCGAAGTCCCGTTGGAGATCACCGGGGCGTCGGTCGGTGATCAACTCCCGGTCACCGTAAGGGCCGACGAGGCCGAGGCGCAGGCCGTCGTCGAGGTCGCCGAACCCGGCTGGACGATGTTCCTCGTCCCGCACTTCCACTACGACCCGGTCTGGTGGAACACCCAGGCCGCGTACACCTCCCCCTGGGAGCTGCTCTCCGCCGACGCCACCACCCGGCCGCGGTGGGAGCGCAACGGCTTCGCGCTCGTCGACGCGCACCTGGACCTCGCGCTGCGCGACCCGGTGTACAGGTTCGTCCTCGCCGAAGTCGACTACCTGAAACCGTACTTCGACCAGCACCCCGAGCGGCGCGAGGCCCTGCGGCTGCTGCTGGAACGCGGCCAGGTCGAACTCGTCGGCGGCACGTACAACGAGCCCAGCACCAACCTCACCGGCGCCGAGACGACGATCCGCAACATCGTGTACGGCATCGGCTACCAGCGCGACATCCTCGGCGGCGACCCCCGAACCGCCTGGCAGCTCGACGTGTTCGGGCACGACCCGCAGTTCCCCGGCTACCTCGCCGCCGCCGGCCTCACCGGCAGCGCCTGGGCACGCGGACCGTTCCACCAGTGGGGCCCGATCCAGAAGAACTTCCGCGAGGCCAAGGACGACGCGCGGGTCATGCAGTTCCCGAGCGAGTTCGAGTGGATCGCCCCGAGCGGCGACGGCGTGCTCACCCACTACATGCCGCACCACTACTCGGCCGGCTGGTGGATGGACTCCTCCCCGGACCTCGCCACCGCCGAACAGGCGGTCCACGAGCTGTACCGCAAGCTCAAGCCCGTCGGCGCGACCAGGAACCTGCTGCTGCCGGTGGGCACGGACTACACCCCGCCGAACAGGTGGGTCACCGGAATCCACCGCTCCTGGGGCGCCAAGTACCTGTGGCCGCGGTTCGTCTGCGCCACCCCGCGCGACTTCCTCGACGCCGTCCGGGCCGAACTCGCCGCCACCAGCCGCCGGCCCAGCCCGCAGACCCGCGACATGAACCCGGTCTACACCGGCAAGGACGTCTCCTACATCGACACCAAGCAGGCGCAGCGGGCCGCCGAGGTCGCCGCGCTGGACGCGGAGCGGCTCGCCACCCTGGCGACCGTCCACGGGCTCGGCCGCTACCCGTCCGCCGCACTCGACAAGGTGTGGCGCCACCTCGCGTACGGAGCCCACCACGACGCGATCACCGGCTCCGAGTCCGACCAGGTGTACCTCGACCTGCTCGGCGGCTGGCGGGAGGCGCACGACCTGGCCACCGCCGTCCGGGACGCGGCGCTCGACGCGCTTTCGGCGCGGATCTCCACGGTGGGCGAGGGCTCGCCGGTCGTCGTCACCAACACGCTGTCCTTCGACCGGACCGACCTGGTTGCCGTCCGGCTGCCCCCGGGCGGTCGGGCCGTGCGGGTGCTGGACGACGCCGGTGCGGAGGTGCCGAGCGTCGTCGACCGGGGCACGCTGCGCTTCCTCGCCGCCGATGTGCCCGCGCTCGGCTGGCGCACCTGGCGGCTGGTGGAGGGCTCGCCGGCCGCCGCCTGGACGGCGGTCGAGGGGTGGACGATCGCCAACCGACGGTACCGGGTGAGCGCCGACCCCGCCCGGGGCGGCGGGCTGACCTCCGTCCACGATCTGCTGCACGAGCGGGAGTTGATCCAGGCCGGACGGATCGGCAACGAGCTGCGCGTCCACGAGGAGTACCCGCAGCACCCCGACTTCGGCGAGGGCCCGTGGCACCTCGTGCCCAAGGGGCCGGTCGTCGGCTCCGGATCCGCGCCCGCCGAGGTGCGGCGGGAGACCGGACCGCTCGGCGAGCGGCTGGTGATCGCCGGGACGGTCGACGAGATCCGCTACGAGCAGACGGTCACGCTGTGGCACGGCCTGGACCGGGTCGACTGCCGCACCCGGGTGATCGACCACTCCCGCGCGGACCGGCTGGTGCGGCTGCGGTTCCCGGTGGACCTCCCCGGCGCGCTGCCCGTCAGCGAGGTCGCGGGCGCCGTAGTCGGGCGCGGGTTCGCCCTGCCCGACGTCGACTCCGCCGAGGCGCCGTGGACCCTCGACAACCCGGCCAACACCTGGTTCGGCCTCGGCGCCACGGCGCGTGCGGTGCTCCGGGATCCGGCCGGATCGCCGCTCGGCGAACGGGCGTTGGGCGTGGCCGAGGTGGTCGTTCCGGGGCTCGACGACGCCGCGGACGTGCGTGACCTGGTCGTCGCGCTCGCCCGGGTCGGTGTCACGGCCACGACCTCCGGCGCCGACTGGTCCCGGTACGGGTGGCTGGAAGTGGACTCCAACCTGCCCGACTTCCGGATCGTCGTCGGCGGTCCGGAAACCAACGACGTGGCACGGGAGTTGATCGGCCGGGCGGGTGAGGAGTGTGCGAGTGTGCTCAAGGCGCACGGCGCTGTCTGGGTGCCCGCGCTCACCCGGCTCGCCGAGGTCTGGCAGCCCGGCGCCGACCTGCGGGACCTCCGGGCGCTGCCGGCACTGGTGGTCACGGACCCCGCGCCGCTGGTGGCCGACCTGGCGGACGCGCGCATCGAGGCCGTCTGCCCGTTCGGCTCCTCGTGTGAGCAACTCGCGGAGCACACCGTGGCGTTGCTCAACTTCGGCCTGCCCGGCTTCGCGGTGGACGCCACCGGCGCGCTGCACCTGTCGTTGATGCGCTCCTGCACCGGCTGGCCGTCCGGCGTCTGGATCGATCCGCCCCGGCGCACCCTGCCCGACGGCGCATCCTTCCAACTTCAGCACTGGACCCACGAGTTCGGCTACGCCCTGGTCGGAGGCGCGGGCGACTGGCGAGCCCAGACCCTGCCCGCCCGGGGCCAGGAGTTCAACCACCCCCTCCACGCACGGATCGTGCCGCCGCAGGACGGACCGCTGCCCGCCACGCTGTCCTGGCTGCGCGTCGAACCCCAGCGTGAGATCCTGCTCGGCGCGCTCAAGCCGGCCGGCAACCCGATCGCGCACGGTTCGGCGGCGGAGGTCGGACGCGAACTCGCCGTCCGGCTGGTCGAGTCGACGGGTTGCGGGCGGACGGCGGCACTCGGCGGGGCGCTGGGGCTGGGCGGTTTGCAGCACGCCGACCTGCTGGAGCGGCCGCTCGGTCCGGTGCGCGGGAGCCTCGACCTCGCCGGCTCGCAGACCGTCACCCTGCTCGCGACCCCCGGTGTGGGGGCTTCGGTGGACGGGCCGCCGCTCGGGCCCGTCGCGGAGGCGGCACAGCCCGTGTACTCCCGTTACTGGCTGCACAACCGGGGCCCGGCACCGCTCGGCTACCTGCCGGTGTCCGTGGGCGCCTCGCCCGGCCTGCTGCGGACGACGGGGGAACCGGTCGAGCTGTTCGTGGTGCTGTCCTCGCAGCTGCGGGACGCGGCGGTCGAGGGCACGGTCGTCATCCTGCCGCCCGACGGCTGGCGGACGAGCCTCGGCAGCCGCCCGTACCGCCTGGAGGCGGGCGGCCACCTGCGCTTCGCGGTCACCCTCACACCGTCCTCCGATGCGGAGCCCGGGCTGTACTTCGCCGCGGTCCGCCTCACCCACGACGGCCAGGAGATCGAGGACGTCGTGACGATCGCCGTCGGCGACCAGCCCGGCCTGCTGCCCGTTCCCGGGGACGCCCCCGAGGACTGGACGGCCGCCCAGGGCACCACGGCGACGGCCGGCCGGGACACCGGCCTGGACGTGGCGGTGTCCCGCGAAACCCTCCGCGTGACCCCTGGTGGCCGGACCACTTTTCGGCTGACGCTGACCAACCGCACCCGGGGCGAGATCCACGGCGAACTCCAACTCGTCTCCCCGTGGGGCACCTGGGAGGCGGTTGCGGCCCCGGTCCGAGGCTTCACCGTCGCGGCCGGCTCCTCCTCGACCGTCGACGTCGAGATCACCGCGCCCGAGGACACCGACCCCGGCACCTACTGGGCGCTGGCCAAGGTGATGTGGTTCGGCCGCTGCCAGTACACGCCGACGGTCGCGCTGGAGGTGCAGCCGTAA